The genomic stretch AGCAGGGTCCGCCGCCGCCGGGGGGTTACTATCAGGATGATAGGAGACAAggtggcggtggtggtgggttGTTTGCGGGTTTGTGCGCGGGGTTGGcgtgttgttgttgtttggATTGTTTGTTCTAAGGGGGTGTTGTTGTGGAGTAGGGGTTGATAATTTCTGGGTTGGCCGAGGAGAACGTTGTTCTGGTCGAGATTCTCATTCAACGATATCGGCAAAGAGCGAGAGGCTATTGGAACGAACGCGCGCTGTGTAGATTTGATAATCGGGGGTTTCGTTTGTTTTTCCTTTCTCTTCTTTTCCAGGATGGCAGTAGTAGTAAGGTTCAGATGGGAAGTTCAGTCAGCGGTCGCGGTGAAAGAGTCGAGAAGCTTTCGAACCTATTGTATCTGCATGCAAGCACAACAACAGACACCACACTTTTTGTAATGTCCAATCCAATATAACTAATTAATCGCAACATGCTCTCACCAACTATTCTTCTGGCCTAAGTTCCTTGGAACTATATCGCTCTGGTGGAGAGGTGCCTACCAGCATCATCGCCGCACGCGCGTTGCTACCTACAGCGTCGTTCCCTGGACAATGCCGTGTCCATCTTTTGCCCCTTCCGTCATCTGGGCCCCAGCCCCCTCTGCGGAAGCTAAAAGATGCAGCCGCATGTGCACGACCCTGCACTTGACACGACTGGGAACCTTGTTTTGAACCCAACCTTTTTTTTTACAGCGATAGCCGCCTACTATCGGCGGCAGCGGTCAGGTGCACAAAAACGCGGCGGGGAAAATAGTTTATAGAGGCGGTCCCACCGTATGTATGACGAGAACCCGGCTGTCGCACACAGTTCCCGCGTTGCTAGGGCAAAGATTTCCTCGTTGATCGTTTAAAGAAGAGTGGGCAGGGCAGGTCTTCCGATTGACTGGACCCTCTTCTTTGTTGAAGTTTGGTTCTTGTTACCCTGAACGACAAGTGGACACCTGCTTCCGAGGCTACGTGCTACTACTTACCGGAGTTGACGTTAGGCAAACGCAAGCGCACGTCAACTTGCACCGCGTCATCGGAGACGATAAAGTGTCGAGCGGCTGAATATAAACTTACCTTGCccgcctcctccaccgccACCGACTCCGCCGCCATCGACTCCACACCTCCGCCTCACCATAAAAACGTACCTCGGCTCTACCTACCTCAACGCCCAACCACGACAAAACCCAACAACCCAAACATCTAAACAACCAAACATCCAAACAAACCAAACACTCCAGACGACACAATGAAACTCGCCACCAGCTCCCTCCTCGCAATCTTCACTATCTTTCCCGCTGTATACACACTACCAACAACCCACTTACTCTCCCGCCAATCCAAACTACCCACATGCGGTGCCGTACGTTCCCCACCTACCCTACCCTTCCTTCTCCTCAAAAATCACCCAGCTAACACACACGCCCAACAGACCAAATGTCTCGCCACCACAAACGGCCTCTTCGACGGATGCGCTCCCGGTGACCTAGTCTGCATCTGCACACTCGAACAGAGCGAAGTCGATCGTTATGTTAGTACTGTGCAGCCGTGTTTGGATGGTGAGGCTGGGAAGGCCGAGTGTACGGCGGGGGGTGTTGCTAGTAAGTTTTCACGAAGAGGATGGGGGTGGGGTTGGGGTTGAGGATGAGGGCTAATGTCAAGGCAGATTATAAACAACTTCTTGCAAAGGTTTGCATGGAGCCCGAGTATGGGAGTTTGAATAGGACTGTCGAGTTTGCTCCGGTGATGGAGGAACAGGAACAGGAAGAGGGACCTGCGGTGACGACGACGGCGGTGAGGGTTTGAACGAGGATTTGGACGAAAGGGTGGTCATGGGTATGGGCATGGGCATGTGGTTATGAAGATGTGATACGGATATGATGCGAAATACAGTAATGATAATAGAttcctctctctctctcttcctctGGCGTGGCTGTTTATTTGGTGCGGTGTGATTTTGCAATTTGGGGTAGTGTTGCTGTTTTACCTCGCTGGCTATGTTATTTTACTGACAGATTTACTTTACACGCGCAAAGTGGGTATCGCGCTTGAAGGATACCTTTTGTGGATTGGTAAAGGCACAGACGACAGACACCTCACCCGACGAATCACTTCTGTGAATGGCGGGAGTGTTTGTCGACGCGTGGATACTTGCAAACGGCATTTCGAGAACCCTCATGTTGTTCATTCGAAGCATGACTCAACACAACAAGGCCGTTTTGCAAGCTTATAACCATCCCACAGCCTGCATCCAGCTCCTGCTCTAACGTCGTCACCTCATATCCTGCCCTACAATGGTACTCACCTGCGCCGTACGTCCCCTGTCTTTCTCTCCACACAGCGCCGTTATTGACTGTGCTAGATATCACAAAACTGCCAGCGCACCCCACCCCACCGCCTCCACTGCGAACACTTACTAGACAACGAGACTGCGTACTTCCGTTGTGTATGCAACCGAGCGCAGTCGTTGACTGATAATGAGTTTTTCAACGCACGATGTGTGTTTGAGGAATGCTCGGAAGACCGTGATCGACAGGGTAAGTGGGCGTGTGTGTGAGAGAGAGGGAGAGAGGAAGTGGCTAACACGCAATTTAGCATTCATAACGGCGTATAAGAAAGGCTGCGTCGACTTGGGAATGAGACTACGCGATATCACTGGTGAATGGGGGATGTTTGATACACTTAGCTCCTCTTCAACGATTGGGTTGGGTAGGACGCAAGTCAGCACTGGGCCGAGTACGGAGACGGCGCCTGGGATGcagacgaagacgaagacgagtACACTGATGGAAGCGACGGAGATGCGTGGGTCAACGACGAGGAATAGTATAACAACAACGGCTACGCCGACAACGCGGTTGGTTACAAGAACCACGACGGTAGCAGCGGTATCGACAATTTCAAAAACACCCGCTGATATACAGATTCCGATTTGTGGGGTGTGTGCATCTTCTTCCCCATCCCTCCTCTCTCTCCTTCCCCTCGTCCGGATTCACGGCCAACTAACAATACGTGTAGATTCCCCTCAAATGCACAAAACCCCACGCAGCATGTAACCCCAGTGACCTATCTTGTATCTGCCACGCCAGCAATTCCCTGGCGCAGAATACGCAGTTTGATCAGCTGTGTGTGCTCGATGCATGTTATGGGGATTTGGGGAGAGAAGAGTTTCTCGAATCTCTGATGTACAACTGCGGGAAAGTTGGTTTGGCGTTGACGGATGTGCCGAAACGTTGGGAGGTTTATCTTCCTTCTACGTATCCGTCCACCTCCTCGGTCTCACCGACTTCCTCCTCATCCGCAACTTCCTCCTCGCCCTCACTTTCCACTTCCTCCCCTACGGCATCCCTATCCCCATCCCTTCCATTCACCACACCGCTCCAAACTCCTCGACCCTACAGCCTCAGCACCCCAGCCATCGCAGGCACCGCAACAGCCGCGACCTTCACACTCATCCTTCTCGCCCTACTAGCCCTCCTATACTACCGCTCGAAGAAGAAAGCAAAAAAGCTGCGCGTCGAGAATGCGGTTTTGGTAGATGCGACGCATCCTGAGGGAGTGGGGGGTAGGATTGAGGTGTTGATGGATAGACGTAGGGGAGATGATGGGTTTGAAGAGGAAGGGACGTTGGTTGGATCACCTACAGGGGAGAGTTTTGGGGTTGGGGGAGGAAAGTGGTATGGAGGTGGGAGGTTTATTGCtggtgctgctgctgctggtgaTGTGGGTATGAGGATCCAGGAGAAAAACTACGGTGGTGGCGGTGCTGGTGGGAATGCGTACGGTTATGGCACTGGAACTGGGATTGGAACTGGACCTGGACCTGCAAACACGGAACCAGAGTACGAAACAAACACCTGGGATCAGCGATATACAAGCGTCAgtccttcttctcctcctcctcctcctcctcctcctttTTCGGCTCAACAACCTAGAAGCCCTAACTTCAGCGCTGCGAGGAGAGGAGGTAGTATAGGTCCTCCGCCTGCATCGCCGCCACCGCCACCTCCGAAGGTACCGCCAAAAGTTCAGTCACCGAGGGTTTATGATGATGAGGAGAGCGAGTATGAGAGTTTAAGGAGGGAACCGAGGAGAGTCGTTCAACCTACGTCACGGTCACCGCCTCCGGTGCCGCCACAGTCACGGTCGCCGAGGGCGTATGATGATGAGGCCGAGAGCGAGTATGAGAGTTTGAGGAGGGGTAttggtggtggtgctggTAGGGGAAGGAGAGGCTGGGATGAAGGGAGGATGATTTAGGGAATGGTGTGGTTGGGAGTTAGCGGATGCTGCTTCTTGCTCAAGACAGAGATTGCGAGAGAGGAGGAAATCTGCGAACGATGAAGCGAAGAACATACAGCGAATCTTCCAGCGACAATGTGGTGAGAATGATAATATGGTCGAACACTCTATCCCCATCTATTCCCCCTCCACAGACGAAAACGTCAACATCGAGAGCATGAAAGCACAAGCAACACACCTCATAAAAACCGGTGAACACCCTACACTTGGAACCCTGCCACCCATATTCCAGTCTCCTCGCCCGTCACACAACCACCCGCCTATTCCAAATCTCCTCCCACACACCCTACCGTCACATACAGCTTACCGCCAACCAAGCCGTCGCACAAATATCGTTGAAAACACGCTTTCTTTGGGTAGACCTCCGGTGTACAGGTGAGGCTGTGCGGGCGACGCAGGGTGAGGCGGGTGCGAGGTGAGAGAGTACGCTTGCTGGGGTGAGAGTGCTAATTGAGCTGAGCGCTTGGGGAGGGAGCGCTAATTGGGCTGAGCGCTTGGGGAGGGAGCAAACAAGTGGTGGGGTAAGGCTGGAGCTAGTTGGTTATAGTCGCTGGACTGGACTGGACTGGACTTGCTACTTGAAAATCTTTTGGCGACGATTCGAGCTGTACTTTGACACGGCGTTTGAAGCAGGTTCTTCATCATGATCAAGGCGGTGATTGTGACTTTGGTTCTACTGGTGGCCATGACCGCTGGTCTTGACTGCTCGAATCCGAGTAACGTCATCTTACCGGACTGCACAGTGAGTATTTGAACATCGAGCTTATCTTTTGGACTGACACTTTGTAGAAGGGTTGCATCGCC from Pyrenophora tritici-repentis strain M4 chromosome 1, whole genome shotgun sequence encodes the following:
- a CDS encoding TT-ORF1 multi-domain protein yields the protein MVLTCAISQNCQRTPPHRLHCEHLLDNETAYFRCVCNRAQSLTDNEFFNARCVFEECSEDRDRQAFITAYKKGCVDLGMRLRDITGEWGIQHWAEYGDGAWDADEDEDEYTDGSDGDAWVNDEE
- a CDS encoding CFEM domain containing protein, producing MKLATSSLLAIFTIFPAVYTLPTTHLLSRQSKLPTCGATKCLATTNGLFDGCAPGDLVCICTLEQSEVDRYVSTVQPCLDGEAGKAECTAGGVANYKQLLAKVCMEPEYGSLNRTVEFAPVMEEQEQEEGPAVTTTAVRV